In the genome of Juglans microcarpa x Juglans regia isolate MS1-56 chromosome 6S, Jm3101_v1.0, whole genome shotgun sequence, the window taaaaggTTGAAGAGAAAAATCAACAAACTCAAGTTAAAAAGACACATGACCAAATGAAGATTCTACCTTTCTTTGTTCTTTGCAATTTCTTGAGTTGGAAAGAATTTATGAACCTGACCAGTTTTTTGGTCACCAAACACACCAGTGCtcttaggctttgtttggttcttaaactcatcccaactgatcttaactcattattataatttttttaaattttaatacaaaatataataaaaaatttaacttttttaaattttaaaataataataatattaaaaaataatattttaacaatattttatcatcttaatttaattcaactcagttcaacatctaaatgtaaCCTTACTCTCCAGGTATGAATTCATGATAGCTAGTGCTTGAGAATTTATTCACTCAAAACTTATCTACAGCTGGCAATGTATATGCTTATTAATTTGAGagcacaaaatataaaatatgaatatgctTCTAAGCACATcatcatattatttttctgtttgcGATGCTTAGAACTTGGCTGTTAAAAGTAGGCTTACTTCAaaaccttaattattttttttctgttttgacaGGAATAAATTTTAGCACTTTTCCTGAAGTATGGATTTCTTTCATGAGTGGAGTTTGAGAAGTCAGAAGTATGGAATGAACTTTAGCACTTTTGTTGTTGTGacgtattattatttattttgttctttacttttttgtaaattgatgttttgcattatgatgtaaataacaatataatatatagtgtattgTGTGTTGatgtagtattatttattttgtataaataagtaattaacataaaaaaataattaacataaaggcctaaaaaaagaaaaaaaaaaaaagaaaaaagccttTTGAATTGTTCTTGTTAaagattatctaaaaaaaaccttttaaaaagtgtttaaatatttctttaaaaaaatttactataaaaatatttttaaaagttttaaaatgtctttttaaaaaataataataaatcgaaTATAATCCAGATATCTAATTACAACTCGAATATCCGGGTTCATCTGGTTACATGCCGGGTTTTTCCCGAATTTATCCAAGCGGatgattatttgattttaaaatttaaatatggaTTCGATTATGACCGGTTATCTAGATCCGTATCCAGTTACACACCCTTATAAAGATGATAGCTATTTGTTGTAGCACTAGCACCCAAAGAATACGTTTGCATGTGAGACCCACGAATTATGGTGGACTGGACTGGGGCTGAACTTGAATATCTAAGGTTGAGCCTCAACAGTTGTGGAATCCATTGTTGCCACGTGTGTAGGGTTTAAAGACCCAATTGCGATAGCTTAGGACTTAAGCAACACATGAATATATGCACTTAAAGTAATAGCATTAGATTATACATCTGTAtatgtatctatatatttacataatataattttaaattagactgtattatattatgtatattcaaaaatttacataattatgaacagtatttttacaaatttaaagatgcagTGTTCACtctcaaaatcttattttattattctattctcTCTCATCCCTCCTCTCTCCACCAACTAatagaattttaagaaaaaaattatagttggtggtaaatgataaaatttacaatagtgctaattacaaaatatacaaaaaaagacttaagaaagaataataataaaataatactattttattattatttagttcaaaGATGTATAATTCAATGTtgcaatttttcttaatatgtaaaatcaatctctagaaaatatgattttacatatacatatagaGAAATCAATATTAATGCTCTTAGGGGTAGTAGGAGGATAGTAAATTTATTATCATCTTAAgtattatccttaaaaaaatgataatggttaaggaagtaactattaataaaattttatattttttttaatttatttcttgatgattaagaatgttaaaaatacttaaaataaaataaaaataaaaattttacatatactatatagtagtaaaatagtggTAAGATGATAATTATCCTTACACTTATCCCATGTAGAAAAGTCGCCGATGGTTGCTACGGACTTGCtacagaataaattttttttttacttaatgattaaagaattattttttattatgttgtaaatttaaaaaaaaacaaaatatttaaaaatataaaaaaaaatgtgtggaaaaaaaaaaatcaaatcaaatcaaataacCTTCTCTGAAGGCTCTCGGTGGAGAGTGTCGTGACTGTAGTATTGTCTTTTTTCTCGGATCGACCGTACTACCGCCAACAACTTTGAAAGGTGCCAATTAATGGTCATATACATACGAGTAATATTAGagcaaaattattataataatgtatattttatatttattatataattacttcTAATTGATTATTCTCAATACTCATTTAAGAAgatgtatgatatatataatgtcaCATTATATGTGTAAAATGAATGTTCTTAATagtaacttctatctatatttattttatacagAAATACCGCTGAGCATATacagcaaaaagttttaaatatatatattatatatatatagaaataatatttaaggTTGAATATATAGGTGacgtataatttttaaaaaaaaattatacgacgTTTACATACTCTACAATTATTCTAACATTGTTGTTTATATATGACCGGCTTATTGTtataattactattattattattattttgaccaCTTAGCACATTCACATTTAagttgtatttagatgttgaactgaatcgagttgagttgagttgagttgagatgataaaatattgttaaaatattattttttaatattattattattttaggatttgaaaaaattaaattttttattatattttatgttgaaatttgaaaaaaatgtaatgataagttgagatgagttggacTTCCAAACGAAACAATATGCACAAGCATTGTTCccaaaaatataacaattttttctagtcttctttttctttcaaatttttattttattttttataattggttgaaaaaaatattattagaatattatttttttaatattattatttttttagatttgaaaaagttaaattgtttattatattttatatgagaatttaaaaaaactataatgatgagataagatgaaatactttctaaatccaaacgtgGCATCAACATAATTCACTCACCTAGTATGGTACTTAACCAATTCAAAGCGTTATAATCaaaagacctttttttttatggtaatgttatatattatattttgatctcattttataaacgcaatattttctattatttttggatcattaagaaaaaaaaattaattattgatgacCAATGTTACCTTATCATAATATGATAATGGTGTAGTATACaacaattttctatttttatatgtgtatatttatTGTTTCCAAAGTACTGTcacttttcattttaaattttgttattttagtcaTAACTATTAATGTGGCAtgttttaagtgattttatacgtctataattaaaatgattatctATTTCAAATATGTCGCATCAACAactataattaagaaaattaattttaaatggaaggacaaggtttttttattttatttctcgtTTAATTCTTACAAAGATAAGGGAAAATGAAACGAGAAAATAAGAGTAAGTTTAATGTGATTAATCTTCTTTGTTTTCCACATCCAACATTAGAAAGGACAAGAAATTAAGAGTCCACATCATTGAAATAGTCCAATTTagttatcttttcttttaataataatacatgTTGCATAGCTTTAAGATAAGCTTAATTGAGTTACAAAGTAGGGGACACTATAAAAGGTCTAGAAACCCTCTTGCTTACCCATGAGAATACATTAGATTTTAGAGaggagcggtgctactctgccgcctcaAACTGATCGCTAGtcaattttataagttttttttttatttttctattcacatttttttaatatatttaaatattttaaaaaaataaaaaaaatacatcaatatatttaaaattattttttaatcactaagtaaaaaaaaaattatctaaaagaTATATTTGAACAGTATACTTGAAGAGGCAAAATAGCTTTTctctttagagagagagagagaatgtgggGTTGTGATTCATGATGCGTTCACGCGAGACTATAAACCATGGAGCATGTTTTGCAACAGTCCGCAAAAAAGAAAGCACCAATCGGCATGCTTAAAGCAAAACAAGACATCCATCCTCTTGCCTCTTGGTTTACGGTTTGCGCTGTTAACGCCCACAAAAAGTCGCACAATCTTTAACTAATCAACCCAATATCACTGATTTTTATTCTGATATTAGCGTCAAGTACTTTTGGCTGTCTGTTGGGATTATAGCTCCTAACTTTCATTTAGACAACAAGACAAAAATAAGAAAGGTAAAGGTATCTACACCTCTACCTTTATATTTTTGGCAAGGACCTTCTTATTTAGAAATGCCAGGTATATTCACTTCATCATTGGGTATCAATGCTCCAAACTCTTTTTTCGGAttaaaaattcatctcaattcatctaatcttatcattataatttttttaaatttttacataaaatataataaacaattcaaatttttcaaatctcaaaataataacaatattaaaaaataatattctaacaatattttattcaattcatttaaaaccatctcaactcatctctgaatccaaatgggGCTTGTAGGTTTGGACAGCAAAATCCTcctaactcatcttatttcaatatctaaacactacaaatataaatacttatcaatttcaaatttttaactttttcatctaatcgttacaactttatcaaacttccaaacaaacaaaaaaaaattaaaattttcaaatatcaaaacaaaaataattttttaataattttttaattttgtattcaattttttctctcatttttcaaaatcctataaaacatattaactcaaactattgaattactattcataaattatttcattattatttacagatcatctcatctcatcttatctatctATCTAAAGTTGTTTAAGACCTTAAGTGAGAGAAAGATACATACTTATTACAAAGTCCACTTTATGCATCTATTTCTCCAGttcaaatgaaattttaaaaaagggtAATAATACCCTTTCAACCGGTTTATTCCTCCTTTAACACTTAtgttatattttcaatttttttatttttttattattttcttttaagtatttttttaacatccttaattattaagaaaaaattaaaaaaatatataattttactaatagtcacttctttaactattaagtaaaataaaaaattaaaaaaaattaaatataaaaagagaagtaaatTAGTAGTAAATGAGgagtaattttatcattttcctttaaaaaaaccAGTAGTTTAATCATTCAAGGCcaacttatttaatttaaaagaaaaacaaattgtctTCCATTTGGACCATGCATTCAGAAACAAACCGATAACATTGTTGGGGAGACTTTTCCTTTTCCAAAGAAAATTCATGCGATGCACAAACGACCCACAACAATAGACAACAGACTCATTTGGGGTGGCTTGACTTGTATGACTGAGCCACGTATTTGACTTGGTATCCCCAAATTCACTGACTACCCTAAATAAATCCCAAGTCATAAGCATGgcattaaagaaagaaaagtacaaagagattatataaattaaatttgtaaattgacgtgattttattgaattcattagatttattttataataaaaataattttacaatttaacgtatcatatcaagttatattagtttataaatttatttttgtgtaatttctatactactaaagtattttccttaaaaagaaaaacacaaacaaaatcagCTAAATTTTCGTGCCAAAACAAATTCTCAATATGTTTGTTAATATGTACACATCCaacgagaaaaaataaaataaaataaaggttgGTTAAGGTACAGGTACTGTTAAATTCAATCTGCTTAAGATCAAATCATGCAATTTGGctttaaaaagtagaagtttTCCATGAAAAATCCGCCCAACAAAGTTTAAATTAAAACCAGTATCCTTCAAATTTATTATACGTAATTAATGTATTAAAACCAGAGGAAAGCTCTATAATTGCCAAACTGGCAATTTATGAACTTCCAAAAAGtggtaaaaagaaaaggttaatGCCCAGATGGGCAAGGTCTGCATTGTCACTTGTCCAGCTTTCCCCACTCATGATCACgctttcttaattttttgcCGCTCGGAAGAAttaaatagaaaggaaaatatatatatataattttataccaAAAAACCATATTTTTGGCTTGTGTGTGTCTTTTGGTGAAGGAATGCTTGTCACCTACTCCTTTTAAAGTTCCCAATCTCCCAATGCTTCTCAAAGtctcttagagagagagagagagagagagagagggggtagTAAAAGCTTTGATCTTTGCTTGCTCTGTTTTGGTCCGTTCTGTGCCAATGGAGAGGCATAGATGCAAGCTCTGCTTCAGGACTTTTGCTAATGGCCGAGCTTTGGGTGGTCACATGAAGGCTCATTTGACCACCTTGCCTCTTCCTCCAAAGCCACTGCAACTCGTTGAGTCCCATACTGAGTCGGcctcgtcttcatcttcttcatctggTGAAGAGCAAGAAGAAGATGAACAAAGCCTCAGAGATGCAGAGGAAAAGGCTTTGGCCTATGGTTTGAGAGAGAATCCCAAGAAAAGCTTCAGACTTGCAGATCCTGAGTTCTCTTTTGCAGTCGATGCTGGGTCTGTGGTCCAGGATAGAGAGAGCGAGACCGAGTTAAAGAACCCCACTCGTCAAAGATCCAAGCGAAATCGGAAACAGAGTGTAGCAGAGAATCAGGGCGAGAACTTGGAACTGAAGAAGCCAAAGTTGAGAAAACCCAGTTTGGTCGACTCGCCTGAACCGCTGAGTTCGGTTTCTGATACTTCTCCAGAAGAAGATGTTGCTATGTGCCTCATGATGCTTTCAAGGGGCATATGGATGGGGAACAACGAGGAGCAAGATCAAGAACAAGGTAAACAAGTGCAAAGATCGGTTCAAGTCAAGGTCCAAGAACCAGAGGAACTGGAGGAGATTAAAATTAGGAAGGTTCGAGGGAAgcattgttgtgaaaaatgtaAGAAAAGGTTTCGATCTTATCAAGCTTTGAGCAGTCACAAAAGGATTTGCTATCGAGATGAAGCAGGAAATGATAGGAACGAGCGAATCTTTGAATGCCCGTTCTGTGACAAAGTGTTTGGGTCTGGACAAGCACTTGGCGGCCATAAGAGATCTCACCTCTTGGGTTCTTCAACAGCAGCTGCTGCTACTGCaaatgctgctgctgctgctgcaagTCCCTTGAAACTTGAATCAACCGTGATAGATCTCAACTTGCCTGCTCCAGTAGAAGAAGATGATTTTAGTGTGGTCTCtgatgcataattttttttttttttttttaatctctaagATCCAAGTTTACATCAATCTTGCTTTGTTTAATTGGATAAAATGGATTTCCTGTAGGCGGTAGTTAGAATATTTCTTCACCTTTGTTAGTACATCAATGCTTTTGAAGTTCTTTTAAAGTTTATGGCAATTCATTTATTACTgactactatttatatatatgtggtaACCCCAATTGATCAATTGTCTTGGATGTTGCACGGATTCACTCCTTACAAACAAAACCCAAGTGATTTTTCATAGCAAATTCCCAAGTATTGTAGCTTTGCCTTCACAAATTCCAGTGCTGTGTTAAAGGCAGAATTCATTCAATATTGTTGTTCACTGTGACAACCAATTTAGGTGCAGCAACCTTTAGTAGATGAACCCACTTCAGGTGTACCCCATTTCAGTGATAAAAGTGTTGTTGGAGGCTTGCTTGTGGACTAAGAGAAGCTGGTCTTTGAAAGTACCGAAATGTTGCTGTTCTGTTAACATGACAACTTTCAGTCTTTACcaaattctttataattttctttatttttttaattctcatcatTTGGAATGTTATCTCTCCTGTTCTATGTTGGGTTTCTTGGTTCAAGGTGAAGAAGCATAGAATCAAGATGAACTAGGAACTAAGCTTTAGAGCCATGAAAATgacctcaaaaaaaaaaaaagcattagtTTCTTTGAGTTGGGGAATTCATTGAGATATGCAAAATCTCTTCATTTTCTGAAGAATAGGAAAAGGAAATGGGTGGAATTTATTTGCCTTGGAATGAACGAAGTATCCGGGCAAAAGGAAGTGCCATGCTGTTGTTATCGAAGAATCAGTCAGATTTTTATTAATTCCTGATGGGAATCATATAATTAAtggctttttttaaaaaattaatatatacctGTCACTTTACCAATCACTAAAGATTGGAATTtgtgtttccttttctttctttctttctttctttcttttttaaaataagaggaattCCTCTTCACAGTTTCGTTCAAGCACGGTGAATCActgaattttatataaaatccaATGCATCGGACCCCATTGCAATCCTATAGGATTGCAATTTTTTATAGTTGTTTTATCTCacatttgattttttgaaaatagaaataacCCTAAATAAcaccatttaatttatttgaaagtgtttgaatcattaaattacaagaaatattaatacccatatatacatatataattgagCTTAAATTATATCAAGCTTGTTTAGATTCAGAgagtgtttcatcttatcttatcattacaaattttttaaattttcacacaaaatataataaacaatttaatttttttaaattttaatacaacttttttaaatctcaaaaataataataatattaaaaaataatattctaataatactttattcaactttcaacttttatttaaaatcatctcatctcatttcatttcactatccaaaccagtcCGACATTCTTATTTATCATAAACAAGTTTTGcaccttcattttaaaaaaataaaaaaatgttttttaatattggaTTGATTACTCTCGTAGCTAATAATCttctgttctctctcttttttataatGAGTCATTTGTGAGAAAATTAGATGATAAAaggtctttttttctttttattattattattattattttttttttttgagcaaacAATATTAGTGTTGTCGTGATCCTTTTGATTCCCTGGTCGCCTGCAGGGTGTAATGCCTAATTGCTCtgaccaaaacacaaaaaaaaagataacaactATTCGAGGAAAACGTTCTCACTTTCCCTTCTTTATTTAATGCCAAAAATTATGATTTCTaataatttcttaaacaacTTCACGCATTTCATGATGTAAAAGCCAAAACAGTTTGCCTTACTTTCCATGGTAAAAAGCAAAAGAGTTGCAAATCCACGtccattcttttatttattttttctttcttttaaataaattacaGTATAAGATAAGTTTCAAccttaattttgaattaaaagttatatttatcattcatgGTAAGATGTAtgacttagaaaaaaaaaaattataaatatttattttaaaatccaCAGAATTTTTAATACCAACACATGAAGAGGTTTTCAATTCATCATCAAACGTGCATGAACAAGTATATCCTATTTTGATCAAATCAGTAATAGAAAACCAACAACGTCCTCCTTAATATCAATAAGTTTGCTAAGAGATCGAAAGGATATATTGGCAGGAAAATTGTTAGATCTATGTAAAGATTAAATTGAGATGGAAAGGATATATTTGCATAAGAACATATCATAGATGGACTGCACCTCCACTCGacacttataaaattaattgggATGCACCTATTGATAAAGTCCAGTGCAAAGTTGGAATATGAGTCATTTTAAGAAACTGGGAAAGTTGAGTGCTATGAACACTAAGATCATCTAGGAAGATCTTTCCATATGCAAAGCTGGGGAATCCATTGCAGCTCTAAAAGCCACTATTCTATGCAATGAATTGAGACTACAACATGTTATACTCGAAGGAAATGCACTATTAATGGTTAATGCTATTAAGAGTTTTGAGGAGAAATGGAATTCAATCAGGATAATAATCAGAGATGTCAAAAATTTGTTAGGAAAGGCGAACCACTAGTCTGTTAAGTATGTTCCCATGAGTATTGATAATGTTGCTAATGTGTTAGCAAAACATGTTTTAGATCTATCCGATGAGGTTATTCAATTGGAGGATATTCCTTCTTGTATACATTGTTTGGTTTATGAGAATTAATCAGATTAgtcttttttctaaaaaaaaaaaaaatatttatgtaactTGACGtaatacattaaatctattttataataaaattattttataatttaatatattacatcaaaATATTTGTGTATCATTTATGGGTGAGTAGTCCTCATATTGGCATATTGTAGTGGGACATCCTTATCACGCTATcctcatataattatattttcttatgaTACCATCAACCGACCATGTGTACCATGGATTAGAGGACAGACATATGTTGATAGTTGGCAATTTGGCATCCCTAGTTAAGGCCGGGAAATTCGCCCACAACACATTTGGAtaattagatttgaaaaaaaaaattatatagatttGAGTCTTTAAAACTCGAATCCTGCTTAGATcgtaaattaaaatttagatttgactcggattttaaattttcaaatcttgacattaaaaaaaaaaagaagaatttaaagTTACGATAGTACTAACTTTAAATCtgaatctaaatttaaattctttcattcaaatacaatttatattagAATTGGAGTCGTATtaactttctcattttttattttgagaaggCATACAACTttcattgaagaagaagaagaaggaattatgaaatattttgcttatgcaaatatgaaattatcaaATCGTTAATTCAGTGGGTTTGCTGGGTTTAGGATAATTTAGGGTTTATGTTTGAATTAGAAGGTAGCTAGCCAGCCTAATAACATTTAGATTAATGGAATAGGATAACATTGAATAATAAAGGGAATACCATCTAGGTAAGTCCAAGCCCAATAATACTAAAACGATGTCACTTAACTCAGGCCTAAgtcagaaaaaagaaatagaaaaatattttaattataaagaaattatataaaaataaatctacaaagtgatattattttatgtgatatatcaaattataaaataaatttaataaatcacgtaaaataacatctaaatttatttttatataattagcaATTCTCAAAACAATGCCGATTATCCAAAGTGATCAGTCGGAGAAGATCTAAAAACGACACGACGACTGTCCGTTTAGAGaacaaaatgatatataattcaCTCATTAACCCTGAAATTCTCCACTCAGCCACTCAAAGAGCGTGCAATCTAAACGTGTCAGTATCAATCATCACAAAACGCAAAGGAAAGCACTTAAGACAGAAAAATATGTCTAATTACAACCGATCCCACTCCGCCTTTAAAAAGCAGCTTCCTTCCATACTATCCAAAAGTAAGATCAATCATCAATagttcttatatataaatataaatatatatatatatatatatttttgttttaaatacttttgttaTAATTCATAAATGATAGATACGGTGCGTGAGTTTTAGTATATTCAATATTAAGTTTTATatcttctcaaaaaaaaaaaaaattaagttttatattgCCTACGGGTAGTATTCAGTGCATGAGCAATACTGCGTATAATTCCTATTTGTGGATTACATGTGCGagtctaattaattttatcgttaaaattttttaaaattataataatatcttttttaaaataatattttttttaactatttaataaTGGTCTGCATATGTAACTTTCATTttgaaaactataaataaaatttctcgtAATGCATGCATCTATATGTTGTATCTAATTTGAGTGCCTTAGAGTTTAGACTAGGAATTAAATTAGGAGAGAAATAGGCACATGAAACGATggcttttttgtttattattagtGCAATGTATATATGAAATGGAAAGAGCTCCAAGACAGCAACAATCACTTTTTTCCATGAAGTGGAGAGGGAGCAAGGGGCGAAAAGCTACAGTCAACAAATCCGTGGAATTCCAGAGGGAGTAAGGGGCCAGGGCTGCGAACTTGCGAGAGGGAGTCGAGAGGGACTGGCGAGGGGCAGAccaattttttcttctgtttttttttgtttttgttttcttgtaagatatcgtttggatttaaagataaattgagatgaattgagatatactataaatagtaatgagatgagttgtgaatagtaatgagatttatgaattaaagttgatgaataataataaatagtaatgagatgagttaaaatgagttgaaatgacttgcgaatacaaaccgaaCCTAAAAGACTTACCAGCCACCTCATCCTGTATTATATTCGGTAGGCAATTTTCTCTTggactagtattttttttttcacaaactctttaaaaaaaataaataaatttagaatcaacaatgaaaaaattaatttttttaatggtagactTTAACTGTATCTAACACTCCAACTGTATTTAACACtactcaaattaaaaaataaaaaatattaaatataattatgaattatacAAGTGACgcgtattatttttaaaaaatagttgaatttatcgttaaaataattaattttttttaatgtaaatctcatatttgtttatttttttaataaaaatatacaatatttatattttataactgtaaatattatttctatttgaaaaaaaaaattgtaagaaataATATGCAGGACACTCTGAGAACACTAGTACTAGTTATAATCCCACGACTGGTTGGGAAAAAACACTGCCACTAAGGTTTATATTAATTAGTGTCCGCCATTTTGTCTAACACAGGCCTAAATGCCTTCACTCTTAATTACTGAGATTGATTAAGGCGCGAGAGGCACTCCTCATTGGCACGACGAACAGCCTCTTGCTTACACGTCATTCTTTTGTAGATCTTCCAAATCCGACTTGGGGAGTCTTACATTATCATTGCCAATTAATAAGCACTAC includes:
- the LOC121236982 gene encoding zinc finger protein ZAT4-like, coding for MERHRCKLCFRTFANGRALGGHMKAHLTTLPLPPKPLQLVESHTESASSSSSSSGEEQEEDEQSLRDAEEKALAYGLRENPKKSFRLADPEFSFAVDAGSVVQDRESETELKNPTRQRSKRNRKQSVAENQGENLELKKPKLRKPSLVDSPEPLSSVSDTSPEEDVAMCLMMLSRGIWMGNNEEQDQEQGKQVQRSVQVKVQEPEELEEIKIRKVRGKHCCEKCKKRFRSYQALSSHKRICYRDEAGNDRNERIFECPFCDKVFGSGQALGGHKRSHLLGSSTAAAATANAAAAAASPLKLESTVIDLNLPAPVEEDDFSVVSDA